One genomic region from Bacillus horti encodes:
- a CDS encoding LysR substrate-binding domain-containing protein — MNTRLLRYFIAVAEELNFSRAAKRLNMAQPPLSQQIMQLENEIGAQLFRRNKRMVQLTDAGKVFLKEAQSLLLQMEQAGQKARLAEQGQLGDLRIGFVGSASDGSFVEKIKEFYQQNPSVNLQLLELTSSEQMDALYAKEIDLGLMRRQSVNQTLHSSRIAEEPLVLVLPEHHALASKVALSAEDVAHDRFILFPRRLGPDFYDLIIGFFQSHEVSLNIVQEAIHMHTIVNLVSTGIGIAVVPASVTNFKRPGIVYKNFIHSTPTVGLYATWRKDNDSAVLQSFLSKVLRG; from the coding sequence ATGAACACTCGATTATTGAGATATTTTATTGCCGTTGCCGAGGAACTGAATTTTAGTCGAGCTGCCAAACGCTTAAATATGGCTCAGCCCCCCTTAAGTCAGCAGATTATGCAACTTGAAAATGAAATAGGTGCTCAATTGTTTAGACGAAATAAACGGATGGTTCAGCTTACTGATGCAGGAAAAGTGTTTTTAAAAGAAGCTCAGTCTCTACTATTACAAATGGAGCAAGCAGGTCAAAAGGCTAGGCTGGCGGAACAGGGGCAGTTAGGTGATTTAAGAATCGGATTTGTAGGCTCCGCTTCAGACGGCAGCTTCGTGGAAAAAATTAAGGAGTTCTACCAACAGAACCCTTCCGTCAACTTACAGCTATTAGAATTAACGTCTAGCGAGCAAATGGATGCCCTGTATGCAAAGGAAATTGACTTGGGGTTAATGCGTCGTCAATCAGTTAATCAGACGCTTCACTCCTCTAGGATTGCAGAAGAACCCCTTGTACTAGTGCTACCTGAACATCATGCCTTAGCTTCAAAGGTTGCATTATCTGCAGAGGATGTTGCCCATGATCGATTTATTTTGTTTCCTAGGAGATTGGGTCCGGACTTTTATGATCTTATCATTGGATTTTTCCAAAGCCATGAAGTAAGTCTAAATATTGTTCAGGAAGCCATCCACATGCATACGATTGTGAATCTTGTATCTACTGGTATAGGAATTGCGGTTGTTCCTGCATCTGTAACAAACTTTAAACGACCAGGAATAGTATACAAAAATTTTATCCACTCTACACCTACTGTTGGACTATATGCGACTTGGAGGAAGGATAATGACTCAGCCGTTCTTCAATCGTTTTTAAGTAAAGTATTGAGAGGATAA
- a CDS encoding SDR family NAD(P)-dependent oxidoreductase, with protein sequence MKNEQRIVLITGGNSGIGKAIAQAFVADSKVIIVGRNEERLQSAVAELGDNCKAFKADVSQRKQIEEIIKHVGETYGRLDVLVNNAGFVEGTLSTMELTELEQAWDAMCDTILKGSFLLSHAAAQYLAKPGGRIINISSIAALTGGRNPGAAGYAAAKAGLHGLTYGVAKELSPQGITVNSIAPGFIADTLFTGHWSDTAVQGIVQQTPVGRSGNVNDIAATARYLASQEASFVTGQVINVNGGWLFGRG encoded by the coding sequence ATGAAAAATGAACAAAGAATTGTCTTAATTACTGGCGGAAATAGTGGGATTGGAAAAGCGATTGCTCAAGCGTTTGTGGCTGATTCCAAAGTCATCATTGTGGGTCGAAATGAAGAAAGACTTCAAAGCGCTGTAGCTGAGCTAGGGGATAACTGTAAAGCTTTCAAAGCAGACGTATCGCAAAGAAAGCAGATTGAAGAGATTATTAAACATGTAGGTGAAACGTATGGTCGTCTAGATGTTTTAGTGAATAACGCAGGATTTGTAGAAGGAACACTTTCAACAATGGAATTAACTGAATTGGAGCAGGCCTGGGACGCTATGTGTGATACTATTCTTAAGGGAAGCTTTTTGTTGTCTCATGCTGCTGCCCAGTACTTAGCTAAACCGGGTGGAAGAATTATTAATATCAGCTCCATTGCAGCTTTAACGGGTGGAAGAAACCCAGGTGCTGCTGGTTATGCTGCAGCGAAAGCAGGACTGCACGGTCTGACTTATGGGGTGGCTAAAGAATTGAGTCCTCAAGGAATAACCGTTAACTCGATAGCCCCGGGATTCATTGCTGATACACTATTTACAGGTCATTGGTCGGATACAGCCGTTCAGGGAATTGTTCAGCAAACACCGGTAGGGCGAAGTGGAAATGTTAATGACATAGCCGCTACGGCACGTTACTTAGCTTCTCAAGAAGCATCCTTTGTTACTGGACAAGTAATTAATGTGAATGGTGGCTGGCTATTCGGCAGAGGTTGA
- a CDS encoding DUF418 domain-containing protein: protein MNRERVILASVGKKERIEELDIIRGVALLGILLANMSLFSYPYAYYEMLNFSLWNDVWNRSVVWLIHIFVEYKFITIFSFLFGLGFTIFIQRSLDKSGKPGRLFVRRMLFLLVLGLIHGYFIWFGDILLIYGVLGLFLLLFRNASPKTLLILGLGTLLLMTTLMAVQTFIFDNEMSNLAPPSEQIKQTAEQSLHNYSNGSFIDIFNQRITDGNLLHFGMFYSFFLSLGMFFIGAFAGKKRYFQKLNENRNIIKRVWIGSLFIGIPFLVLQIILKLTIDQANNGFNFAQVTGILVSGPAIALFYISSLLILLRTKRGKKVLAPFASVGRMALTNYLLQSIICTTLFYSYGLGWYGAVGPLLGSVLAFCIFGFQIFLSNKWLAHFEYGPMEWLWRWITYLKRPVFKKKKEEIDVNYFSN, encoded by the coding sequence ATGAACCGTGAACGGGTCATTTTGGCATCAGTTGGAAAAAAGGAACGCATTGAAGAACTAGATATTATACGAGGCGTAGCTTTATTGGGTATTTTGTTAGCTAATATGTCTCTTTTTTCTTACCCGTACGCCTATTATGAGATGTTAAACTTTTCTTTATGGAATGATGTATGGAATCGGTCTGTCGTATGGCTTATACATATTTTTGTGGAATATAAGTTCATTACGATTTTTTCCTTTTTGTTTGGATTAGGATTTACAATTTTTATACAGCGTTCCTTAGACAAGAGTGGAAAACCAGGCAGGCTTTTTGTCAGAAGAATGCTCTTTTTATTAGTGCTGGGTCTCATCCACGGATATTTCATTTGGTTCGGAGATATTTTATTAATTTATGGCGTACTTGGACTTTTTCTATTGCTTTTTCGAAATGCTTCACCAAAAACTTTGCTGATTTTAGGATTAGGTACATTGCTGCTGATGACGACACTGATGGCCGTTCAAACATTTATTTTTGATAATGAAATGTCTAATTTGGCTCCTCCTTCTGAACAAATTAAACAGACCGCTGAACAATCCTTACACAATTACAGCAATGGAAGCTTTATAGATATTTTTAATCAAAGAATCACGGACGGTAACTTGCTTCATTTTGGTATGTTCTACTCCTTTTTCTTATCACTAGGGATGTTTTTTATTGGAGCGTTTGCAGGTAAGAAACGTTATTTCCAAAAGCTAAACGAAAACCGTAATATCATCAAAAGGGTATGGATAGGGAGCCTGTTCATCGGAATCCCCTTTCTTGTCCTTCAGATTATATTGAAGCTAACTATAGACCAGGCTAATAATGGATTTAATTTTGCACAAGTTACAGGGATACTAGTATCTGGCCCTGCTATCGCACTCTTTTATATTTCTTCTCTACTTATTTTATTGCGAACAAAGCGTGGTAAAAAAGTGCTTGCTCCATTCGCCTCAGTCGGTCGGATGGCTTTAACGAATTATTTACTTCAATCTATAATTTGTACCACTTTGTTTTATAGTTATGGATTGGGCTGGTATGGAGCAGTTGGTCCTTTACTAGGGAGCGTGCTAGCGTTTTGCATTTTTGGGTTCCAAATTTTCTTAAGCAACAAATGGTTAGCTCATTTTGAATATGGACCTATGGAATGGTTATGGAGATGGATCACGTATTTGAAAAGACCTGTCTTTAAAAAGAAAAAAGAAGAAATAGATGTCAATTACTTTTCGAATTGA
- a CDS encoding H-type small acid-soluble spore protein: MDIGRAKQIVDSTHEIVVHHQGVPVWIQHINDGDATARVYTRENPDNEMVVSVSELVEEK; the protein is encoded by the coding sequence ATGGATATCGGTAGAGCAAAGCAAATTGTAGATTCAACACATGAAATTGTCGTACACCATCAAGGTGTCCCTGTTTGGATTCAGCATATTAATGATGGTGATGCTACAGCAAGAGTTTATACGCGAGAGAATCCTGATAATGAGATGGTTGTCTCTGTTAGTGAGCTAGTTGAGGAAAAATAA
- the rnhA gene encoding ribonuclease HI, with product MKKIEIYTDGACSGNPGPGGWAAVLLYGEHVKELSGGHEHTTNQRMELQAAISALDALKAPCDVKLYSDSAYMVNCFQQNWHVKWVANGWKNSKGKPVENQELWKQLLTLTDTHKVEFIKVKGHADNKWNNRCDELAVAAVPK from the coding sequence ATGAAGAAAATCGAGATCTATACTGACGGTGCCTGTTCAGGCAATCCAGGTCCTGGCGGTTGGGCTGCGGTACTCCTTTATGGAGAGCATGTCAAGGAGTTATCTGGGGGACATGAGCATACAACCAATCAGAGAATGGAGCTTCAGGCAGCAATAAGTGCCTTGGACGCTTTAAAAGCACCGTGTGACGTAAAGCTATACAGTGACTCAGCCTACATGGTCAACTGCTTTCAACAAAATTGGCATGTGAAATGGGTAGCGAATGGCTGGAAAAACAGCAAAGGCAAACCTGTAGAAAATCAAGAGCTGTGGAAGCAGCTACTTACATTGACAGATACGCATAAGGTTGAATTTATAAAAGTTAAAGGACACGCCGATAACAAGTGGAACAATCGTTGTGATGAGCTTGCTGTTGCAGCAGTTCCCAAGTAG
- the queG gene encoding tRNA epoxyqueuosine(34) reductase QueG yields MENLSPSDVQNLKQDIINYSKKIGIDKIGFTSADPFGELKQRLIRHRDLGYESGFEEDDLEKRTTPKKILPEAESIIAIALAYPSKMDQPPESKKDSYRGVLCRASWGLDYHLVLRNKLERLEEYIRSKVPSVVIQSMVDTGELSDRAVAERAGIGWSGKNTSIITPEFGSWVYLGEMLTSIPFEPDQPITESCGTCTKCIDACPTQAIVQGGQLDSNRCIAFLTQVKDFVPEEYRDKIGNRLYGCDTCQTICPENRKKNFTHHPEMEPEPEVVKPLLKPILQMSKREFKEKFGSTSSAWRGKKPIQRNAVLALGHFKDKSAIPDLVELLFHDPRPVLRGTAAWALAKIGGEKAHKSLQEAKDKEKDQKAYQEIINALERCEKRIREENVLL; encoded by the coding sequence ATAGAGAATCTATCTCCAAGTGATGTCCAGAACCTAAAACAAGACATAATTAACTACAGCAAGAAAATAGGAATAGATAAGATAGGATTTACTTCAGCTGATCCATTTGGAGAATTAAAGCAGAGACTGATTAGGCATCGTGACTTAGGCTATGAATCAGGCTTTGAGGAAGATGATCTAGAAAAGAGAACAACACCAAAAAAAATCCTTCCCGAAGCAGAATCGATTATTGCTATAGCTTTAGCCTACCCATCTAAAATGGATCAGCCTCCAGAGTCTAAAAAAGACTCATACAGAGGAGTGCTATGTCGTGCTTCATGGGGGCTTGATTATCATCTTGTGCTAAGGAATAAGCTGGAGAGGCTTGAGGAATACATCCGTTCAAAAGTACCCTCAGTCGTCATACAATCTATGGTGGACACAGGGGAGCTATCTGATCGAGCGGTTGCAGAACGTGCTGGAATAGGCTGGAGTGGAAAAAACACTTCTATTATAACTCCCGAATTTGGATCATGGGTTTATTTAGGTGAAATGCTAACCTCGATCCCTTTTGAGCCTGATCAGCCTATTACTGAGTCATGTGGTACATGTACAAAATGTATTGATGCTTGCCCTACGCAAGCGATTGTTCAGGGAGGACAGCTTGACTCTAATCGCTGCATTGCTTTTTTAACACAGGTAAAGGACTTTGTGCCTGAGGAGTATCGTGACAAAATTGGGAACCGATTGTACGGCTGTGATACGTGTCAGACTATATGTCCTGAAAATAGAAAGAAAAACTTTACTCACCATCCTGAAATGGAGCCTGAGCCAGAGGTGGTTAAACCTTTGCTAAAGCCCATACTACAAATGAGCAAACGAGAGTTTAAAGAAAAGTTTGGCTCTACCTCCTCGGCCTGGAGAGGAAAAAAACCGATCCAAAGAAATGCTGTTCTTGCCTTGGGACATTTCAAGGACAAAAGTGCCATTCCAGATTTAGTAGAACTTTTGTTTCACGACCCTAGACCAGTTCTTCGAGGTACAGCAGCTTGGGCATTAGCCAAAATTGGCGGAGAGAAAGCCCATAAAAGCTTACAAGAGGCGAAGGACAAAGAAAAGGATCAGAAAGCCTATCAAGAAATTATCAATGCGCTTGAACGCTGTGAAAAACGAATACGAGAGGAGAATGTTTTATTATGA
- a CDS encoding methylated-DNA--[protein]-cysteine S-methyltransferase, whose amino-acid sequence MTRPAYLLYSEMESPIGLLTLVRSKSGLCKIEFGAGETALRTIERWCKRHFLVDQLQKDDLALFEIKQQLEQYFLGKRLSFEGELDVQGTAFQKLVWTVLQRIPYGELWSYKQVAQEMGSPKAVRAVGGANNKNPLPIVIPCHRVVGSNGALVGYGGGLSIKEKLIAIEERETLDQLG is encoded by the coding sequence ATGACTCGTCCCGCTTACCTGCTTTATTCTGAGATGGAATCCCCTATTGGTTTACTAACCCTAGTACGGTCAAAAAGTGGTTTATGTAAAATAGAATTTGGAGCAGGTGAAACGGCCCTTAGAACAATAGAACGATGGTGTAAAAGACATTTTCTTGTTGATCAGCTACAGAAAGATGACCTAGCCTTATTTGAGATTAAACAACAGCTTGAGCAATACTTTTTGGGCAAGCGACTCAGCTTTGAAGGGGAGCTTGATGTCCAAGGAACAGCTTTTCAGAAGCTTGTTTGGACTGTTCTACAACGCATTCCTTACGGTGAGTTGTGGAGCTATAAGCAGGTAGCTCAGGAAATGGGCTCGCCTAAAGCAGTACGTGCAGTTGGAGGAGCGAATAATAAAAACCCGCTGCCTATCGTTATTCCCTGTCATAGAGTTGTTGGATCAAACGGAGCTTTGGTAGGGTACGGTGGAGGACTCTCCATAAAAGAAAAGCTTATTGCTATTGAGGAAAGAGAAACGTTAGATCAGTTAGGATAA
- the argC gene encoding N-acetyl-gamma-glutamyl-phosphate reductase, with protein MRVAVVGATGYSGVEVIRLLQYHPRIELVKVFSSSQDGVPLRRVFPHLTNIFEKELTLIQEQELIEGVDAVFFATPSGISKEWIPALIDAGVTCIDISGDFRLDVDSYKEWYKKEPAPSQYLEQAVYGLTEVYEAKVKEANLLTNPGCFPTASLLGLAPILKTDWINQNSIIIDAKTGVSGAGRGASLGTHYSELNDNLKAYKLGVHQHIPEIERYASEIAGSPIQVTFTTHLVPMTRGILSTIYVDLAASKQTDEIIELYKDYYKHSPFVRIRPEGEFPSTKEVYASNYCDIGLLADPRTGKLMIISVIDNVVKGAAGQAIQNLNVMQGWDQTTGLLHTPIYP; from the coding sequence ATGAGGGTAGCAGTTGTAGGAGCTACAGGATACAGCGGAGTAGAAGTGATTAGGTTATTACAGTATCACCCCAGGATTGAGCTAGTGAAGGTATTTTCTTCTTCACAGGATGGGGTACCGCTGCGACGAGTATTTCCTCATCTTACAAACATCTTTGAAAAAGAGCTTACTCTTATACAAGAGCAAGAGTTAATAGAAGGAGTGGACGCTGTCTTTTTCGCTACTCCATCAGGAATAAGTAAGGAATGGATTCCAGCGTTAATTGATGCTGGTGTGACATGTATAGATATTTCAGGTGATTTTAGATTAGACGTTGATTCATATAAGGAATGGTATAAAAAGGAGCCAGCTCCAAGCCAATATTTAGAGCAGGCTGTATATGGTTTGACTGAGGTTTATGAAGCAAAAGTTAAGGAAGCGAACCTTTTAACAAATCCAGGTTGCTTTCCAACAGCCTCATTATTAGGCCTTGCTCCAATTCTAAAAACGGATTGGATTAATCAAAATTCAATTATTATTGACGCCAAAACTGGTGTTTCCGGAGCTGGTCGTGGTGCGAGCTTAGGCACACATTATTCAGAGCTTAATGACAATCTTAAGGCGTATAAGCTTGGTGTTCATCAACATATTCCAGAAATAGAGCGATATGCGAGTGAGATTGCGGGAAGTCCTATTCAGGTAACCTTCACCACGCATTTAGTGCCTATGACAAGAGGAATTCTAAGCACTATATATGTAGATTTAGCAGCATCAAAACAAACGGATGAGATCATAGAACTGTATAAAGATTATTATAAGCATTCACCTTTTGTCCGAATTAGGCCAGAAGGAGAATTTCCTTCTACGAAGGAGGTTTATGCTTCAAACTATTGTGATATTGGCTTATTAGCAGATCCAAGAACAGGGAAGCTAATGATTATTTCGGTTATTGATAATGTTGTCAAAGGTGCAGCAGGCCAAGCGATTCAAAATTTAAATGTGATGCAGGGCTGGGATCAAACAACAGGTCTCTTACACACACCTATATATCCATAA
- the argJ gene encoding bifunctional glutamate N-acetyltransferase/amino-acid acetyltransferase ArgJ, whose product MSTDDKDILDSTDTGIALQDAGHTEQDIKDGLSINLDGHVTSPLGYKAGGLHCGIKRKRHDLGWIISEVPAFTAGVYTTNLIQAAPLQVTKESLQVDGSLYAVLVNSGNANACTGMQGLEDAYEMRRMLAEQLEVEKHQVAVVSTGVIGELMPMDKISAGVKEMKEQVAQTTVLDFEKAILTTDTCTKHIAVECVIDGCKVTIGGAAKGSGMIHPNMATMLGFITTDATVEPAALDLALKHLTNKSFNRITVDGDTSTNDMVLLMANGLAKNDSLSPQHPQWDTFLAALELVCKDLAKKIARDGEGATKLIEVQVKGAESEQIAEAVGKSVVGSSLVKTAVYGTDPNWGRIVCAVGYTSELKSLDPNLLSVWLGEIQVVDNGLPVSFNEEEATLYLEQENVKIYVDLQMGSHEATCWGCDLSYDYVRINASYRT is encoded by the coding sequence ATGAGCACAGATGATAAAGACATACTAGACTCCACAGATACAGGAATTGCGTTACAGGACGCTGGACATACAGAGCAAGATATAAAGGACGGACTTTCTATTAACCTTGATGGACATGTTACAAGTCCGTTAGGCTATAAGGCTGGAGGGTTACATTGCGGTATCAAAAGGAAACGTCATGATCTAGGCTGGATCATAAGTGAAGTCCCTGCGTTTACGGCTGGTGTATATACAACGAATCTAATCCAAGCAGCACCATTACAAGTAACAAAAGAAAGCCTGCAGGTTGATGGAAGTTTATATGCTGTGCTTGTAAACTCAGGAAATGCGAATGCTTGTACAGGTATGCAAGGTCTAGAAGATGCCTATGAGATGCGTCGTATGCTGGCTGAACAGCTTGAGGTTGAAAAGCATCAGGTAGCTGTTGTGTCCACTGGAGTAATCGGGGAATTGATGCCTATGGATAAAATATCCGCTGGTGTAAAAGAGATGAAGGAGCAGGTTGCACAAACAACGGTGCTTGATTTTGAGAAAGCGATATTGACCACAGATACGTGCACAAAGCATATAGCTGTTGAATGTGTCATTGATGGCTGCAAAGTAACCATTGGGGGAGCGGCAAAAGGATCAGGGATGATTCACCCTAATATGGCTACGATGCTTGGCTTTATCACAACAGATGCAACTGTAGAACCTGCTGCTTTGGATCTGGCTCTAAAGCACTTAACAAATAAGAGCTTTAACCGTATTACGGTTGATGGAGATACGAGTACAAATGATATGGTATTACTTATGGCTAACGGTTTAGCGAAAAACGACAGCCTATCTCCTCAGCACCCACAATGGGATACATTTCTAGCTGCATTAGAGCTAGTGTGTAAGGATTTAGCTAAAAAGATTGCTCGTGATGGTGAAGGAGCAACTAAACTGATTGAAGTTCAGGTAAAGGGAGCAGAATCAGAGCAAATAGCAGAGGCTGTTGGAAAATCTGTTGTAGGTTCCAGTCTAGTAAAAACGGCCGTATATGGAACTGATCCAAACTGGGGACGAATCGTATGTGCTGTAGGGTATACATCAGAGTTAAAGAGTTTAGATCCAAATTTATTGAGTGTCTGGCTAGGTGAGATTCAAGTCGTAGATAATGGACTACCAGTCTCCTTTAATGAAGAGGAAGCTACATTATATTTAGAGCAAGAGAATGTAAAGATTTATGTTGACTTACAAATGGGAAGCCATGAAGCAACGTGCTGGGGCTGCGACCTTTCTTATGATTATGTCAGAATCAACGCTTCGTACCGGACGTAA
- the argB gene encoding acetylglutamate kinase gives MEHVVLKFGGSICGQLPDSFFADVVHLQQQEKWRPLIVHGGGPMISSLSDKLGLETQFVNGLRVTTDDMLDVVEMVLSGLVNKQVVRRLLKFGGLGWGLSGIDGASIIAKIKDEQLGFVGEVVDVNPATFQLLHEQGYIPVLSPLGVDAQGQRYNINGDTVAGAVASKFQARLIMISDIPGIYADADRQQLLDKVTRQDVLEMIDQGIISGGMIPKVQAALYALEHGAPEVTIVNGLHEHILQEISEGHAVGTKIVLEEEYSHVVQS, from the coding sequence ATGGAGCACGTTGTTTTAAAGTTTGGCGGAAGTATATGTGGTCAGCTTCCTGACTCCTTTTTTGCTGACGTGGTTCACTTGCAGCAGCAGGAAAAATGGCGTCCACTCATCGTCCATGGTGGAGGACCGATGATTTCTTCTTTATCCGATAAGCTCGGGCTTGAAACACAGTTTGTCAACGGTTTGAGAGTAACCACAGACGATATGCTAGATGTGGTTGAGATGGTGCTTAGTGGACTAGTGAATAAGCAAGTCGTTAGGCGTCTCCTTAAGTTTGGTGGTTTAGGCTGGGGGCTTAGTGGAATAGACGGTGCTAGTATAATAGCTAAGATTAAGGATGAGCAATTGGGCTTTGTGGGAGAAGTGGTCGACGTTAATCCAGCTACTTTTCAGCTTTTACATGAGCAAGGCTATATTCCTGTCTTATCTCCTTTAGGCGTTGACGCTCAGGGGCAGCGCTATAACATTAACGGAGATACGGTGGCTGGTGCGGTAGCTTCTAAGTTTCAGGCACGATTAATTATGATTAGTGATATCCCGGGTATCTACGCTGATGCAGACCGGCAACAGCTACTTGATAAGGTTACTCGTCAGGATGTATTAGAAATGATTGATCAAGGTATCATCTCAGGTGGAATGATTCCTAAGGTTCAGGCTGCTCTTTATGCGCTAGAGCATGGTGCTCCAGAGGTGACGATTGTGAACGGATTACATGAGCATATTTTACAGGAAATCAGTGAGGGTCATGCGGTAGGGACAAAAATCGTGTTAGAGGAGGAATATTCTCATGTTGTTCAATCATGA
- a CDS encoding acetylornithine transaminase translates to MNTYGRFPLTLVKGSGSYVWDDQGNKYLDFTSGIATCNLGHTPEKVKQKVKEQLDELWHCSNLYHIPNQEQLAGALVQYTFADQVFFCNSGAEANEGAIKLARKYASEVKGIAGDEPAEIVTFAQSFHGRTMATLSATGQEKIQQGFGPLVKGFRYLPYNDVAALDDLVQEQTVAVLLELVQGEGGIVPADVQWVQKLVELCKQNDILLMVDEIQTGMGRSGTLFAYEQYGFEPDVMTVAKGLGSGIPIGALLAKEKVSRVLQPGTHGSTFGGNPLATAAGLATLDIISQPDFLKQVQEAGDLLQQQLKGLQAEFSCIQAIRGKGMLVGLYMPEHAAKLVEKLRDEHILVLLAGPQVVRILPPLTVSEEELNQFIAGCKKALSQMTS, encoded by the coding sequence ATGAATACGTATGGTCGCTTTCCTCTAACTCTAGTTAAAGGCTCAGGGAGCTATGTGTGGGATGATCAAGGAAACAAGTATTTAGACTTTACGTCTGGAATTGCGACGTGTAATTTGGGACATACGCCTGAAAAAGTGAAGCAAAAAGTAAAGGAACAGCTAGATGAACTGTGGCATTGCTCTAATCTATACCACATTCCAAACCAAGAACAACTAGCTGGGGCCCTTGTACAGTATACATTTGCCGACCAAGTTTTCTTCTGTAACAGTGGAGCTGAAGCGAATGAGGGAGCGATAAAACTAGCTAGGAAGTACGCTTCAGAGGTTAAGGGAATAGCGGGAGATGAGCCAGCAGAGATCGTTACTTTTGCTCAATCGTTTCATGGTCGAACAATGGCTACCTTATCTGCAACGGGACAGGAAAAAATTCAGCAAGGCTTTGGTCCACTAGTTAAGGGCTTTAGATATCTGCCTTACAACGATGTGGCAGCCTTAGATGATCTAGTTCAGGAACAAACGGTTGCTGTGCTTTTGGAGCTTGTGCAGGGTGAAGGCGGGATTGTTCCTGCTGATGTCCAATGGGTACAGAAGCTTGTAGAATTATGCAAGCAGAATGATATATTGCTAATGGTTGATGAGATACAAACTGGGATGGGACGCTCAGGTACTCTTTTTGCTTACGAGCAATATGGCTTTGAGCCAGATGTGATGACAGTAGCAAAGGGATTAGGATCAGGAATTCCTATCGGTGCTCTGTTAGCAAAAGAGAAAGTAAGTCGAGTTTTACAACCAGGAACTCATGGGAGTACATTTGGCGGAAATCCACTTGCTACAGCAGCAGGCTTAGCAACGTTAGATATTATTTCGCAGCCAGACTTCCTAAAGCAGGTTCAGGAAGCAGGGGATCTTTTGCAACAGCAGTTGAAAGGTCTTCAAGCAGAGTTTAGCTGTATACAAGCAATTAGAGGTAAAGGGATGCTTGTTGGTCTATACATGCCAGAGCACGCGGCAAAACTAGTAGAAAAATTAAGGGATGAACATATTTTGGTTCTATTAGCTGGACCACAAGTAGTGAGGATTCTTCCACCGCTTACGGTTTCAGAGGAAGAATTGAACCAATTTATAGCCGGCTGTAAGAAAGCTCTTAGTCAAATGACTAGCTAA